The segment AGCTGGGATAATTCCTTCACACTCTCTTTGATGTGTATTGTTTTTGCGAATGACATATTGTTATATTTATAGTTTAGTCCAAAAATAATAAAAAAAATCTATTCTGCAAATATTGGACTGAATTTTATTTATAATTGGTATTAATTACAGATGTAAGAAATTATGGTTTTTTGTTAATAGCTTGGGAGACAATTGCTGCGGGTATTTAAAGCTATACTTGCAAATCAAAATTTCACCTAGTTGCAGTGGCAATAAATAGTGAATAATGACACTCTGTAAGAAGAAATAAAAAAGAGAATCTTTTAGTGAAGGATCTTATTAAAACGTGACTGCCAAACCTCCCAACAACAGGAATCGTTGAGTCGGATAATTATTCCAGCGGTAATAGCGGAACGCGGCGATATTGTTGAAATTAATAAACAGCGTGAAAAGTTTGGAATATTTATATTCAGCACCCAGGTTGATATCTGCCAGCCCCTTTAATTCTTTTATAACCAATACGTGTTTGCTGTCGAACGTCCTGGCCAATTGTTTGCCTATTACAAATATATCTCCTTTTACAACTATTTTGTTGCGCAGGTTGTAATGGGCCGATAAGGTGATCTGCATTTCCGGCTTGTACCAGGCCCGCTTTTCTGTTGCCATATCGTAATGAAAATAATCGCCTTTTGCCATGAGTTTCAGCTTTTCAGTTTTCTGGTAACCCAGTTCTCCGTGAATGTTTAAATAGGTGGTGTTATCGTATATTACACCGAATTTATTTTTAAGCAGGTCGCTTTCGTCTGTTACAAACAAGGGCATATTATTTATTTTCGAGTATGTTGCCCTTATGTTGTAAGATGTATTCGCTTCAATAGTTCCGCGCAAACCGCCATATACTTCAATTTTTCGATCGGTATTGAGTAATTGAGCAGTGGGGGAGACGAAGGGATTAATATCACTTAGCACCTTGTAGCTGTTCCTGTCCAGCCCTCCGCCAATTCCGGCATAAGGTATGATAAGATCATCCACTATATTAAAGTTGAAATCAATGTTGGGATAAAATAAAAATTTAGAACTCCCGGCAAAATCACCCACAGCGGTAAGTCCTATATTCACTCTCCATTTGTTGCCTGCAAAAGCCACCGAAGGGGCAAGCTTTACTATAGTGTTCATAACAGTATCTATGCTGCTGCGGGTATTGTAAAAATCAACCGATGATCCAACCGTGATCAACTGTTTGTCATAGTATCCTTTCACGATGGCTTCGGCCATCACATTGTTTTCGTTGACCTTGTATAGATCCAATAGATTATAATACTTCAGCCGCAGGTCGTAGTTAAGGTGTGACGAGTCGGTGTGATGGCTCAGCAGCTGCAATTTCGGACTTATGAATGAAAATCGCTGGCGGATAAGATCATTGTCATTAATGGTATTGGCTTTAATGTCATAACCATAGTAATGAACAACATTCCGGGAATAATCAAGATCGGCGAACAAGGTTTGTTTTTTGAAAAATTTTTTACCGTACAGATTGGCTTCGTTATCGCTATATCCACTGTATCCATAATCTTTTAATGTAGCGTACGATGATAAATGTTTTACATGTACACCATATACATAATCTTTGGAACGGAGGCTGTTATAGAAGGCTTCTCCATATGGGGTAGTGTAGTTCCCGAATCCAAGCTTCACAAATGAATTATACAAACGTGTCAACGGCTCACCTACCATCCTGGCGGGCTTTATCGGGGCAAGTTCAAACACTGTAATTATAGGTTTTGGCGCTATGGTGTATGTTTGAGGAGGAATGCGAGGTGTTGAGTCGGTATAAGCAGGGTTGTCATTTATTTTAAATGCGTCAGCTATCGTAGGTTTGAATTGCTTTGTAACATTTATCTCCAATGAATCAAGCCCCTTTTGCGCGAAAGCATGAAGGGTTGGGAACGAACAACCAACAACCAACAACCAGGTTCTTATTGTTTGCACAATCATTTCCTTTTTCTTTATATTTTTCATTTTACTCTTACTTCGGTTGTTGATCCTTTTGTTGCTGAGGATCAGTAAACAATTGTTTATTTTTTTCAGTTGAATTTTCTTTGAATTCAATTTTTGGTTCTTCGGTTATTTTTGTTGTTTGCACAGCTTTTTCGGCTTCGGTTATTGCGTTCAGCTTATCCTGCGCCACTTTTACCAGATCAGGAAAATCGGAGCTTTCAATAACTGTTTTGAGGGTGTGTTTGGCCTGGAAGTTATCTTTCAGTGCTACATAGTTGTCGGAAAGCAATATCAGGGCCCTGGTCATCCACAGGGGATAGGCCGATTCGTTTTTTACCAGGTCGAAAACAGTTGCTTTTGATTCTTTGTATTCACCCCGTGCATATTGCAGGTAGGCGATGTTGTATTTCGCTTCGGCTTTCAGTTCACCCCTGGCAAGATTAGCTACAGCCTGGAATTCAGAATAGGCCAGCTCATTGTTTTTCAGTTCCATCGCACTTCTCGCTATAATTAAATGCGCTTCATTAATTACTTCAGCCGGCACTTTGTCGGTTGTAATGACTTTATTGGAACCAGTAATAGCGGCATCATAATTTTTCAGGTAATAGTTGCAGCGCATTTCACCTATGCGCGCATCCATGATGTTCCTGGGGTATTCGGCCACTTCTTCCAGTTTAATATACTGCCCCAGTGCATTCTGATAATTCTGTTGTTTGTAGTTAATTGCGGCGGCATTCACCAACGATTGTTCAGTATACACATTTTTATTCTTGTCAATAATGTAGTTGTATCCTCCCAAAGCGAGGTCAGGGTTGCCGGACCTGTAATCACATTCCGCTTTATAGAAATAAGCATCAAGAATAAATATTCCGTCAACGAAGCGTACAATGTATTTATTAAAATTCAGTGAAGCCTGTTTGCAATCGCCCTCCATATAGGCATTATGGGCAATGTTGTAAGCCGCCGAATCAAGCGATGAAGAGGGAATTGTGGCCGACACTTCCCTGAAGTATTTTTCAAGTCCATCAATGTCATTTTTAGCCACATATATTTTTTTAACAATAGGCAGGGCTTCTTCAGCCTCTTCCGACTTTCTGTCCTTACGTATTAATTTATCAAATACCTGCAGCGCCTTGTCGTCCTGTTTTTTATTGTAATAAATAAGACCAACTTGGTTCAGGGAGCGATTCACATAACTACAGCTCGGATGTTCATCGATCACTTTTTGATAATACACCAGTGATTGGTCGTACTCATTTTCCTGGAAATAAGTTTTACCAAGCTCGAATTTAGTAGCCGCTGTGTAAGTCGATTTTGGATAGTTGTTTGCAATTTTCAGCAAGTTGTCAATTTTCTTTTTATTCATTTTCAACAGTCCGAACGCCAGCGCTTGTTGATAGAGTGAATAATCCGCATTCATCGCTTTCATGCTTATCGCGCTTCCGTAACTATCGGCGGCACCGGAGTAATCCTTATTTATAAAATAGGTATCACCAATTCTGACATAGGCATCAGTTATTTTTTTAGCCGATAATTTATCAGTTGCATTATTGGTGGAGGTAACAAATTTCCGGAACGATAGATTGGCATTTGTATAATCTTTCATTTGAAAATAAGCGTAACCAATGCTGTAGTTGGCATTGCCATACTCCGGCATGCTAAAGGCTCCCGGTTTAAGAATAAATTCTTTGTAGTTATCAATAGCTTTTTCATAATCCTTTTTACGGTAAAAAGCTTCGCCTTTCCAGTAATATACCAGCGCGTTAATGCTTTTTTCCACAGGGTATTTGAATGCTTTTTCAAAATAGTTTATAGCGGAATCCATCTCCGCGTTATTAAAGAAGTCGATCGCCCTGTAATAGGCTATTTTCTGGTAAGCGGGTTTCATCTCTTCTTTCAGCGCCTTTATGTTTTCAATTGAACGAAGTGCTTCTTTGTAATTTCTTGTTGTCATAAATACATTTACCAGGTATGTATAACACTCATCAATACGTGGTGAATTGGGATAAAGGCGTATGTATTCCTGGAAAGCGCGAATGGACTCGCCAAATGGGTTAAAAGCCAGCTCATAGCTTAGTTTAGCGTAGCTGAACAACGCATTTTCCTTGATTCCAGGATCAAAGTTCAGTTTCGATGCGAAGCCAAACGCAGTGCGGGCACCTTGTTTGTTGTTCTTTCTTATATAACAATCAGCCAGGTGATAATAGGCATTCTGTGTAAGTGAATCTTTTTCATCCACCATCTCCTGGAAATAGGAAATAGCGTTATCACAATCATTGGTTTTGTAATACGCAAAGCCGAGTTGGTATTTATCCTGTCGGTTAATTGCGCCTGCCATTTTTTCGTATTGTTTTAAAAAAGGAATCGATTCAGCGAACTTTCCTGTACGGAAGTTGGCTTCACCAATTATACGCGCAATTTCGGGCTGGCGCTTGGTATTGCTTGTGTCACTCAGTAATGGGGTCGCGAATTTAATGGCATCTTCGTATTTGCCCTGTAAATAATAGATCTGTGTGATGTAATATGGAACAATGGGGCCGAAGTCGGCATTTTGTGTCAGTTTCAGAAATCCTTGCAAGGCGGTTTCGTAATTCTGCTGCGAGTAGGAGATGTGTGAGTAATAATAATTCGCCGGGTGAGTGTATTTGGTGTCTATATCCTTTATCTGGTAAAAATCGGCTTTGGCGTTCTCAATATTACTGGCAACATATTTACGAGGTGCATCCCCGGTATGGATCATTATAGGGTCGAGTTTTTCCACCTCGTCATTCTCACTCAGCTCAAAATAGCTGTACCCTCGTTTAAAGTATAGTTCCGCTTTCTCTTCGCCTGTAAGGTCATATACATCAACTGCCCAAAAATATTCAATTGCTGTTTTGAATTTCTTTTTACGGTAATTGTATTTCCCCAGGTTAAAATACGCTTTGCGCTTATGCGGACTTTCAGGATGCAGCGCTATAAATTGTTTAAGCAGTAGCTCTGCGTCTTTATTGAATAATTCGATCGCGCATATAGCCGCGTAGTATTCGGCATCGATTCTTACCAGCGAATTCGGATCCTTATACGACGTGATCGTTTTGTAAAAGTATTTTTGAGCAGCCCCATACTTCTGATTTTCATAAAGCTGTACTGCGGTTTTGTAATTTGCGTCTTCGTGAATAAACGCAGTGGTTTTTTGGGCGAACAGAAGCCCTGCCCCCCCCCAAACGGCTAAAATCAAAACAATACCACGCAACTTCACCATTAATATGAATAAAAAATGAATATCAAAAGTAGGCAGGCTTTAAACCCTAAAAGGAAGGCTTAAATATAAGTTATGAACTCAATGGTGTTGAAATTATTGCGGGCATTTTCAAAAAAACAAAGGCCGAAAAAAAAGCATTGCCATATCTTTGTTTCATCCAAATGGAACCGGCAACCATAATACAACTTAATAATGTTTCTATTTTCCAGGTGCATAACCTGGTGCTTAGCAAGGTTACTCTCAATATCGATAAAGGAGAGTTTGTTTACCTTGTAGGAAAAACAGGAAGCGGTAAAAGCAGTTTGTTAAAAACGTTATATGCCGATCTGCCTTTGACGCAGGGAGAAGGAAGAATAGCCGGATTTAACCTCAAAACCATTAAGCAAAAGGAAATACCTTACCTGCGCCGTAAGCTTGGCATTGTTTTCCAGGATTTTCAATTACTTACAGACCGTACGATCAATGATAACCTGTTATTTGTTTTAAGAGCAACGGGCTGGAAAAATAAACAGCAAATGCAGGAGCGCATACAAAGTGTTCTGGATAAAGTAGGGATTGCTACTAAAGGGCATAAAATGCCGCACGAATTATCCGGTGGTGAGCAGCAGCGTGTCGCTATTGCACGTGCTTTATTGAACAACCCCGAAGTGATCCTCGCTGATGAGCCAACCGGAAATCTTGATCCCGAAACATCCGAAGGAATTATTAAGCTCCTGCTTGAAATCAGCCGTACCGGCTGTGCTGTTATTATTGCTACGCACGATTTCATCATTTTCAAAAAATTCCCTTCCCGATCCATTCGTTGTGAGAACGGAGAGGTAATTGATGGTCATGTGCCCGTGATCGTCTGATCTTCCTTTATTTTCTCTTTATATTCGTTAGTTTTTCCGGTTTCTGAGGGCTTTGTTTTATAACACTTTTTTCATTTAAAATCTTACTTTTGTTTATAATGTTCCAAGGCCTTAAAAATAGTTTTGCAAGTCCCGCTTTAGTACTGCTGCTTTTTTTTATACTCCCGCGCACATATGCACAGCACCTGAACTTTGAGAACTTTACTTCAGAGCAGGGTTTATCTGATAAGCAGGTATTGTCAATTGGCCAGGACAGGCAGGGTTATATGCTATTTGGCACTTACAAGGGTGGTATTACGAGGTACAATGGATTGGGGTTTGAAAAAATAACGGATAAGGACGGATTGCCTTCTAACTTGGAATACAGCATCAGTGCTTTCAATGATGAGAATCTTATAATTGGTACTGATAAAGGTTTATCCATTTACAATGGTAAGAGGTTTAAAAATTATTCGGAAAATAACGGACTCCCCGATGAATCGGTATTCAATGTACTGGTCGATTCAAAGAAAACAGTGTGGATAGCTACGGGTAGAGGGGTGGGGATTTACAGCGAGAATAAATTTTCGTTGTTCGATACTGATACTGCACTTAATAATTCGATCGTATTTAATATTTACGAGGACAGCAAAAGCAATATTTGGTTTTGCACCGCGTATAATGGCTTATTCAGATATAATGGACAATCTGTTACGCGATATAATTCCCAAAATGGTTTGAATTGTGATGCTGTTTATTCGATCATTGAAGTTGCGCCGGATGTGTATTGGATATTGACTGAGAACAACCTCTTTGAACTCAAAAATGGTAAAGTCGAAAGGGTTGATATCAGGTCATTGAACGGCGGAGCTTATTATTATTGTTCGTTAAAGGATAAAAGAGACGGCTCTGTTTGGATAGGGACCGATCAGGGTGTTCTTAAATATTACAAAGGGAAATTCAGTTTGTATACTACAAAGAATGGCCTGGTGAATGATGTCATCTGGAAGATCTTCCAGGACAGGGAAAATAATTTATGGTTCGCTTCGAAAGAGAACGGTGTTTCTAAACTCTCTTCCGAACGTTTTTTATCCATCAGGAAGGGCCAGGGTTTGCCAAAGGATGAGATCAAAGGCATTCTTGTGAACGGCAGGAAACTTATTGTTTTAACACCTTCAGCTATTTCAGAATTGGAAAACTATAAAGTGACAAAAAACCTGATCCCGTCCGCCAAACTATTGCTTGGTGACCTCACTTCACTTGCTTTGGATAATAAAACCATTTGGCTAGCCTCTGAGTATGGAATGAAAAAAATGGTTGAAGGCAGGGTCGACACCCTTCCTACAGAAATGGAGAATAAAAACTTTATTAAATGTTACTCTGTAATAGTGGATTCGAAAAATACGATCTGGCTTGGTACGTTTGGCGGTCTCGCTACTTTAGTAAATGATAAAATTGTTCCTTACACAAGATTTGAACTAAACACTCCTGTTAAAACACTTCATGAAGACAAAAAAGGCCGTATATGGATAGGCACCAATTATGGACTGTACCTGTTAACAGAGAATATGCTGCAGCATTTTACTGTTAAAGAAGGTGTGCCTGAAAGAATAGTGCAGACTATTACAGAAGATAAAAATGGTGCCATTTACGTTGGAACCGATGCCGGGCTTTTTATTCGAAAAAGTAACGAACGGAGTTTCATCAAAATATCTGATAAGAACAGGCTTAGTTTAAATGACATTACATCCGTTGCTGTTGACAACAAAGGATACCTGTGGGCCGGCACCACAAATGGATTGAACAGAATAAAAATGGAGAATGATTCTGTTGCAGGCGTTAAGTATTATGGAGTTGTTGACGGTTTTACCGGTGAAAGCTGCACAGACGGTGTAATGCTGGTTGATTCCAGCGGGCATTTACTTGTCGGAACCAATAACGGGCTGATGATTTACCAACCCGAATTCGATTTTGATAACCGACAGGAGCCCCTTACCCAGATCACCGGTGTGAAAATTAATAATACCGAAAACGACTGGCGCTTTTATATGGATTCGGTTAAAGGAACGGACAGATCTAAACCGCTCGTTCTCTCATATGTCAAAAACAATTTTATTTTCAGCTTTATTGGAGTGAGTCTTACGGCTCCCGAAAAAGTAAAATATCAATATATGTTAGCGGGGTTTGATGAAAAGTACCGCTCAACAACTCAACCCCAGGTAGCTTATAATAATTTAGATCCGGGCACATATGAATTCCTGGTCAAGGCCTGTAACAACGACGGGTTGTGGAACAAAGAACCTGTGTCGTTTAAATTTGAGATAAAGCCGCCCTTCTATCAAACCTGGTGGTTCTATTCTATCTGTATTCTTATTGTCATAGGCGGTATTTTCTCCTATATCAAAATAAAGCGTTCGAACATTCAGATATTAAAACAACAGGCGATCATCCAAAGCAAGAACAGGGAACTGGAAAAGGCTAATGATGAGATTGCGCAATACAATAAAAATATCACCGACAGTATAACTTACGCCAAGCGTATACAGGAGGCGATACTCCCCGCTCATAAACGTATACGTCAGCATCTGAAAGATTTTTTCATCCTGTATAAGCCTAAAGATATTGTCAGCGGCGATTTCTATTGGTTCGATCATTTTAATCATAAAGCCATGATTGCGGCTGTCGATTGCACGGGACATGGTGTTCCGGGCGCATTGGTAAGTATGGTCGGGCATAACGGCTTAACACGCGTTATCAATGAGTTTGCGCTTACGCAGCCTGCAGCTATTTTGGATAAGTTGAATGAGTTGGTTGAAGAAACATTGCGCCAGAATGATAAAACCGCGGTAAAAGATGGTATGGACATGAGTATTGTTACTATTGATGATACCGCGAAGAAACTTCAGTTTGCCGGCGCTAATAATGGTGTATACCTCCTGCGTAAAAAAGGATTGAAGCTGATCGATAACTTTATTGAACTTAAACCCGTAATAACCGGAGAGAATTATAATCTCTTTGAAATAAAACCCGATAAACAACCTATCGGAAGCGAGTTGGAAAGCAGTAAAAAATTTACCAATCACATCATTGATGTGGAGCAAGGAGATTTTGTATACCTGTTCACCGATGGTTATGCCGATCAGTTCGGAGGCCCGAAAGGTAAAAAATTTCTGTACAAGCCTTTTAAACAACTGCTGCTGCAGGTTTGTGAGCTACCTATGTCGGATCAAAAAAAGGCAATAGCCAGTTCATTTAAAAACTGGAAGGGCAGCCTTGAGCAGGTGGATGATGTTTGTATTATCGGGATTAGGTTGGGGTAGATAAATCAGTTTAACAAGGGTACAATAACTAAAGTACAAACGCCTTACTCCTTCACCACCTTATTTGTAATTGTCCTTCCGGCAAACTGAATAGCTGCAAAATAAACACCTTCCGGGAGCTCTGAAATGTCGATCGTTTGCTTTAATAGT is part of the Bacteroidota bacterium genome and harbors:
- a CDS encoding tetratricopeptide repeat protein, whose amino-acid sequence is MVKLRGIVLILAVWGGAGLLFAQKTTAFIHEDANYKTAVQLYENQKYGAAQKYFYKTITSYKDPNSLVRIDAEYYAAICAIELFNKDAELLLKQFIALHPESPHKRKAYFNLGKYNYRKKKFKTAIEYFWAVDVYDLTGEEKAELYFKRGYSYFELSENDEVEKLDPIMIHTGDAPRKYVASNIENAKADFYQIKDIDTKYTHPANYYYSHISYSQQNYETALQGFLKLTQNADFGPIVPYYITQIYYLQGKYEDAIKFATPLLSDTSNTKRQPEIARIIGEANFRTGKFAESIPFLKQYEKMAGAINRQDKYQLGFAYYKTNDCDNAISYFQEMVDEKDSLTQNAYYHLADCYIRKNNKQGARTAFGFASKLNFDPGIKENALFSYAKLSYELAFNPFGESIRAFQEYIRLYPNSPRIDECYTYLVNVFMTTRNYKEALRSIENIKALKEEMKPAYQKIAYYRAIDFFNNAEMDSAINYFEKAFKYPVEKSINALVYYWKGEAFYRKKDYEKAIDNYKEFILKPGAFSMPEYGNANYSIGYAYFQMKDYTNANLSFRKFVTSTNNATDKLSAKKITDAYVRIGDTYFINKDYSGAADSYGSAISMKAMNADYSLYQQALAFGLLKMNKKKIDNLLKIANNYPKSTYTAATKFELGKTYFQENEYDQSLVYYQKVIDEHPSCSYVNRSLNQVGLIYYNKKQDDKALQVFDKLIRKDRKSEEAEEALPIVKKIYVAKNDIDGLEKYFREVSATIPSSSLDSAAYNIAHNAYMEGDCKQASLNFNKYIVRFVDGIFILDAYFYKAECDYRSGNPDLALGGYNYIIDKNKNVYTEQSLVNAAAINYKQQNYQNALGQYIKLEEVAEYPRNIMDARIGEMRCNYYLKNYDAAITGSNKVITTDKVPAEVINEAHLIIARSAMELKNNELAYSEFQAVANLARGELKAEAKYNIAYLQYARGEYKESKATVFDLVKNESAYPLWMTRALILLSDNYVALKDNFQAKHTLKTVIESSDFPDLVKVAQDKLNAITEAEKAVQTTKITEEPKIEFKENSTEKNKQLFTDPQQQKDQQPK
- a CDS encoding ATP-binding cassette domain-containing protein — its product is MEPATIIQLNNVSIFQVHNLVLSKVTLNIDKGEFVYLVGKTGSGKSSLLKTLYADLPLTQGEGRIAGFNLKTIKQKEIPYLRRKLGIVFQDFQLLTDRTINDNLLFVLRATGWKNKQQMQERIQSVLDKVGIATKGHKMPHELSGGEQQRVAIARALLNNPEVILADEPTGNLDPETSEGIIKLLLEISRTGCAVIIATHDFIIFKKFPSRSIRCENGEVIDGHVPVIV
- a CDS encoding SpoIIE family protein phosphatase, with amino-acid sequence MFQGLKNSFASPALVLLLFFILPRTYAQHLNFENFTSEQGLSDKQVLSIGQDRQGYMLFGTYKGGITRYNGLGFEKITDKDGLPSNLEYSISAFNDENLIIGTDKGLSIYNGKRFKNYSENNGLPDESVFNVLVDSKKTVWIATGRGVGIYSENKFSLFDTDTALNNSIVFNIYEDSKSNIWFCTAYNGLFRYNGQSVTRYNSQNGLNCDAVYSIIEVAPDVYWILTENNLFELKNGKVERVDIRSLNGGAYYYCSLKDKRDGSVWIGTDQGVLKYYKGKFSLYTTKNGLVNDVIWKIFQDRENNLWFASKENGVSKLSSERFLSIRKGQGLPKDEIKGILVNGRKLIVLTPSAISELENYKVTKNLIPSAKLLLGDLTSLALDNKTIWLASEYGMKKMVEGRVDTLPTEMENKNFIKCYSVIVDSKNTIWLGTFGGLATLVNDKIVPYTRFELNTPVKTLHEDKKGRIWIGTNYGLYLLTENMLQHFTVKEGVPERIVQTITEDKNGAIYVGTDAGLFIRKSNERSFIKISDKNRLSLNDITSVAVDNKGYLWAGTTNGLNRIKMENDSVAGVKYYGVVDGFTGESCTDGVMLVDSSGHLLVGTNNGLMIYQPEFDFDNRQEPLTQITGVKINNTENDWRFYMDSVKGTDRSKPLVLSYVKNNFIFSFIGVSLTAPEKVKYQYMLAGFDEKYRSTTQPQVAYNNLDPGTYEFLVKACNNDGLWNKEPVSFKFEIKPPFYQTWWFYSICILIVIGGIFSYIKIKRSNIQILKQQAIIQSKNRELEKANDEIAQYNKNITDSITYAKRIQEAILPAHKRIRQHLKDFFILYKPKDIVSGDFYWFDHFNHKAMIAAVDCTGHGVPGALVSMVGHNGLTRVINEFALTQPAAILDKLNELVEETLRQNDKTAVKDGMDMSIVTIDDTAKKLQFAGANNGVYLLRKKGLKLIDNFIELKPVITGENYNLFEIKPDKQPIGSELESSKKFTNHIIDVEQGDFVYLFTDGYADQFGGPKGKKFLYKPFKQLLLQVCELPMSDQKKAIASSFKNWKGSLEQVDDVCIIGIRLG